A single Methylomonas sp. AM2-LC DNA region contains:
- a CDS encoding AlpA family phage regulatory protein yields MSKLPETGYLRLAQIIGNPKANPPIPALIPVSKSTWWEGVKSGRYPAPVKLGPRITAWRVEDIRELIKKLFQDAVSA; encoded by the coding sequence ATGTCCAAACTACCTGAAACCGGTTATCTGCGATTAGCGCAAATCATTGGTAATCCCAAAGCCAACCCTCCAATACCCGCCTTAATTCCAGTCAGTAAATCCACCTGGTGGGAAGGCGTAAAATCCGGACGATATCCAGCGCCTGTCAAACTCGGTCCACGCATTACCGCCTGGCGTGTGGAAGATATTCGGGAATTGATCAAAAAACTCTTTCAAGATGCAGTCAGCGCCTAG
- a CDS encoding integrase arm-type DNA-binding domain-containing protein, with product MAKNLLNDTALRAIKPTDKDQLISDGSGLFLLVKPDGKKWWRFVYTFEGKRKALSLGVYPQTTLSAARKQAEANRENLANGINPSDLRKESKIVKAKQVEAEQRIADGLSPIGSFQCVAEEWYSKKMLIRSESHQKRTMSLLKRDLYPWLGSRPITEIKAPELLKVLQRIESRNAIETAHRALQTSGQVFRYAEANGYIERDITQALKGALTSVDGGNFASMTDPQQVKPLLKAIDEYSGSFIVKCALRLAPLVFVRPGELRQAEWNHIDLDTKEWRYQVTKTKTDHIVPLSRQAIEILEEIHPLTGMGRFVFPSARTPNGSRAMSDVALLAALRRMGIGKDEMTVHGFRAMARTILDEVLGFRPDFIEHQLAHSVKDPNGRAYNRTAHLPERHKMMQTWADYLDNLKAAAQVIPFRKQG from the coding sequence ATGGCTAAGAACCTTTTGAATGACACGGCTTTGAGGGCGATTAAACCCACTGACAAAGATCAGCTTATTAGTGATGGCAGCGGCCTGTTTCTGCTCGTCAAGCCAGACGGTAAAAAATGGTGGCGCTTTGTTTACACTTTCGAGGGAAAACGAAAAGCCTTATCACTTGGCGTATATCCACAAACAACATTATCAGCGGCAAGAAAACAAGCAGAAGCAAATAGAGAAAATCTGGCAAATGGCATAAACCCCAGCGACCTTCGTAAAGAAAGCAAAATTGTAAAAGCCAAACAGGTTGAAGCCGAACAACGAATTGCCGACGGGCTATCGCCTATCGGTAGCTTCCAATGCGTAGCGGAAGAATGGTACAGCAAAAAAATGCTGATCAGGTCGGAAAGCCACCAAAAACGGACAATGAGCTTATTGAAACGCGATTTATATCCGTGGTTAGGCAGTCGGCCGATAACTGAAATCAAAGCACCGGAACTCTTGAAAGTTTTGCAACGTATTGAAAGCAGAAACGCTATTGAAACAGCGCACAGAGCCTTACAGACCAGCGGGCAGGTTTTTCGTTATGCCGAGGCAAACGGCTACATTGAACGCGATATTACCCAAGCCTTAAAGGGCGCGTTAACATCGGTCGATGGTGGAAATTTTGCATCTATGACCGATCCACAACAAGTTAAGCCGTTATTAAAAGCAATTGATGAATATAGCGGCTCTTTTATTGTTAAATGTGCGTTAAGACTTGCGCCTTTGGTTTTTGTGCGGCCTGGTGAGTTGCGTCAAGCAGAGTGGAATCATATTGACCTTGATACTAAAGAATGGCGTTATCAGGTAACAAAAACAAAAACCGATCATATTGTACCGCTTAGCAGACAGGCGATTGAAATTTTAGAAGAAATTCATCCGCTTACAGGGATGGGTAGATTCGTGTTTCCATCAGCCAGAACCCCAAACGGCTCAAGAGCCATGTCAGATGTGGCTTTGCTGGCTGCCTTAAGGCGCATGGGAATTGGTAAAGATGAAATGACAGTCCATGGTTTTAGGGCGATGGCGCGGACTATTCTTGATGAAGTGCTGGGATTCAGGCCGGATTTTATCGAACATCAACTAGCTCATTCCGTCAAAGACCCCAACGGCAGAGCTTACAATAGAACGGCACACTTACCGGAACGTCATAAGATGATGCAAACCTGGGCTGATTATTTAGATAACTTGAAAGCTGCAGCCCAGGTGATTCCGTTTAGAAAACAGGGCTAA
- the ihfA gene encoding integration host factor subunit alpha, protein MVALTKADIAEKLFEDLGLNKREAKEIVELFFDEIKSSLESGEQVKLSGFGKFELRDKSGRPGRNPKTGEEIPITPRRVVTFRTGQKLKARVEAYAGSE, encoded by the coding sequence ATTGTGGCATTAACAAAAGCAGATATTGCAGAAAAATTATTTGAAGACCTTGGCTTAAATAAACGCGAAGCCAAAGAAATAGTTGAGTTGTTTTTTGATGAAATCAAAAGCTCTCTGGAAAGTGGCGAACAGGTTAAATTATCCGGGTTCGGCAAATTCGAATTACGCGATAAAAGTGGTCGTCCGGGTCGCAACCCCAAAACGGGTGAAGAAATTCCCATTACACCACGCCGGGTTGTCACTTTTCGGACTGGTCAAAAATTAAAAGCCCGAGTAGAAGCGTATGCTGGAAGCGAGTAA
- a CDS encoding MerR family transcriptional regulator, giving the protein MLEASNNNELPAIPAKRYFTIGEVSELCCVKPHVLRYWEQEFTELSPVKRRGNRRYYQRHDVLLIRQIRSLLYEQGYTIGGARSHLTSDNAKEDTLKTKQLIHQMIGELEDILELLK; this is encoded by the coding sequence ATGCTGGAAGCGAGTAATAATAACGAACTGCCTGCCATACCGGCTAAACGCTATTTTACCATTGGTGAAGTTAGCGAGTTATGCTGTGTAAAACCGCATGTGCTACGTTACTGGGAGCAAGAGTTTACTGAGCTTAGCCCTGTAAAAAGACGTGGCAACCGACGTTATTATCAACGCCACGATGTGTTGTTAATCCGGCAGATCAGGTCTTTACTGTACGAACAAGGCTATACTATTGGCGGTGCCAGATCGCATCTGACTAGCGACAATGCCAAAGAAGATACCTTAAAGACCAAACAGCTTATCCATCAAATGATAGGTGAGCTGGAAGATATTCTGGAATTACTAAAGTAA
- a CDS encoding DUF927 domain-containing protein — MFLPEAIELDDAELSSLEKSVLSNKTEIRQLSFADLDLPCYIVEEHWFDLGGKRQSGVWYCYQSEGNQKSPAAQHAIRICSPLYIEAVTNTEDGQYFGRLLRFRDTFGRWRQWAMPMELLRGSGEELRGELLAAGVEIEWKHRHKLADYLQSHIPEKVITAATHTGWAAKGHAFVMPDRILGADNVYLQSDCISHYGAIRTGGDYLQWQQLAGYCAGNPVLVLSLCVSFAGPLLAKVHHDSGGIHWVGDSSTGKTTALLLAASIWGGEDFKRSWRATSNGLESVAAMLSDTCLCLDEINEAEPQEIGGIVYCLGNGTGKTRANKAGSARQVQRWRLTILSTGERSITTAMKESGKQAKAGQLLRLLSISVKRQFGLFDNLHHFNDGRTLSDFFKTQSAKHYGHAGIKFVEYLIQQGNADFGTVLAKIVTQFSHIDHQSARVASKFALYAMAGELAIEAGIAPWEQGTALQACQLFFSQWLRERGKGLTEDQQILQNVGTYILKYGDTRFTDKNNPDEKPRAERAGWYQDNDDERIYLFTSDALKEAGGNFDFSRVLKALEDAKWIVAHNAGKRARKTTIAGLGKPSLYWILPVEEVDHA, encoded by the coding sequence ATGTTTCTGCCTGAAGCAATAGAACTGGACGATGCTGAATTGTCTAGCCTGGAAAAAAGCGTCCTTTCCAATAAAACCGAGATTAGGCAATTATCCTTTGCCGACTTGGATTTACCCTGTTATATCGTAGAAGAACACTGGTTCGACTTGGGCGGCAAGCGTCAATCTGGCGTCTGGTATTGCTATCAGAGCGAAGGCAACCAGAAAAGTCCTGCTGCACAGCATGCCATACGGATTTGCTCGCCACTGTATATAGAGGCGGTCACCAATACCGAAGATGGCCAGTATTTTGGGCGCTTGCTACGTTTCCGTGATACCTTTGGACGTTGGCGGCAATGGGCCATGCCTATGGAATTGCTGCGTGGTTCCGGCGAAGAATTACGCGGAGAACTGCTGGCTGCCGGTGTGGAGATAGAATGGAAGCATCGTCACAAACTGGCGGATTATCTCCAATCGCATATTCCGGAAAAAGTAATTACCGCCGCCACGCATACCGGCTGGGCGGCCAAAGGCCATGCCTTTGTGATGCCGGATCGGATTCTCGGTGCCGATAATGTCTATTTGCAAAGTGATTGTATTAGTCACTATGGAGCCATTCGTACCGGTGGCGATTACCTGCAATGGCAGCAGCTTGCGGGCTATTGCGCCGGAAATCCGGTATTGGTCTTATCGCTGTGCGTCTCATTCGCCGGGCCATTGCTAGCTAAAGTCCACCACGATTCCGGTGGCATACACTGGGTAGGCGACTCCAGTACCGGTAAGACCACGGCTTTACTGCTGGCTGCTTCGATATGGGGCGGCGAGGATTTCAAGCGCAGCTGGCGGGCCACTTCAAATGGTCTGGAAAGTGTTGCGGCCATGTTGTCTGATACTTGTTTGTGTCTGGATGAAATCAATGAAGCTGAACCGCAGGAAATTGGCGGTATTGTCTATTGTTTAGGCAACGGCACTGGCAAAACCAGAGCCAATAAAGCCGGTTCTGCCAGACAAGTACAGCGCTGGCGGTTAACAATCCTATCCACGGGCGAACGTTCAATCACTACCGCCATGAAAGAAAGCGGTAAACAGGCCAAGGCCGGCCAGTTACTGCGTTTGCTCAGTATTTCGGTAAAACGGCAATTTGGGCTATTCGACAACCTACATCATTTTAATGATGGCAGAACCCTATCGGATTTCTTCAAAACCCAGTCTGCCAAGCATTACGGCCATGCCGGTATCAAGTTTGTTGAATATCTGATTCAGCAAGGCAATGCCGATTTCGGTACGGTACTGGCAAAAATCGTAACCCAATTCAGTCATATTGATCATCAGTCGGCCAGGGTAGCCTCTAAATTTGCCTTGTACGCGATGGCCGGAGAACTGGCTATCGAAGCCGGCATAGCACCTTGGGAACAGGGGACTGCATTACAGGCTTGCCAGTTGTTTTTTTCCCAATGGCTGCGTGAACGCGGTAAAGGGCTTACAGAAGACCAGCAAATTTTACAAAATGTCGGCACCTATATTCTGAAATACGGCGATACCCGATTCACAGACAAAAATAATCCCGACGAGAAACCACGGGCCGAACGAGCGGGATGGTATCAAGATAATGATGATGAACGCATTTATCTATTCACCAGTGACGCACTAAAGGAAGCTGGCGGCAATTTTGATTTCAGCCGGGTACTGAAAGCCCTGGAAGACGCCAAATGGATAGTCGCTCACAATGCCGGTAAACGCGCCAGAAAAACCACGATAGCCGGCTTAGGCAAACCTTCTTTGTATTGGATATTGCCAGTCGAGGAAGTGGATCATGCTTGA